Proteins from one Fischerella sp. PCC 9605 genomic window:
- a CDS encoding CoA-acylating methylmalonate-semialdehyde dehydrogenase has protein sequence MAFLTESLPNYINGQWCASTATEYIDVFNPATTEILAKVPLSPTSEVNQAAEAAAEAFVTWRRTPPTERVQYLFKLKNLLEEHFEDLARTITLECGKTLAESKGEMHRAIENVEVACGIPMMMQGTNLEDIAQGIDEIMIRQPLGVCAVIGPFNFPGMIPFWFMPYALACGNTYIVKPSEKVPLTMQKIFQLLEKTGLPKGVVNLVNGAKAAVDAILDHPKIRAISFVGSTPVAKYIYSRAAANGKRVQCQGGAKNPIIVLPDADIEMTRRIAADSAFGCAGQRCLAASIAVTVGEARHTFTEAIAETAKKRIVGNGLDQGVEMGPVITAESKARIEALIQKGTEGGATLLVDGRQPKIPGYEQGYFVRPTILQNVDPTSEIAKTEIFGPVLSLIHVNSIDDAIAIVNSGQYGNMACLFTTSGAAARKFRYEAEAGNIGINIGVAAPMAFFPFSGWKESFFGDLHGQGNHAVEFFTQTKVVVERWPSEWSRQF, from the coding sequence ATGGCATTTTTAACGGAATCACTACCCAACTACATCAACGGCCAGTGGTGTGCATCAACTGCTACAGAATACATAGACGTCTTCAACCCAGCTACAACAGAAATATTGGCGAAAGTCCCTCTCTCACCTACATCTGAGGTTAATCAAGCTGCCGAAGCTGCTGCTGAAGCTTTTGTGACATGGCGACGTACCCCACCGACTGAACGAGTACAGTATTTATTTAAACTCAAGAACCTATTAGAAGAACATTTTGAGGATTTAGCCCGCACAATTACCCTTGAATGTGGAAAGACTTTAGCTGAGTCGAAAGGTGAGATGCACCGTGCAATTGAAAATGTTGAGGTTGCTTGCGGTATTCCCATGATGATGCAAGGAACAAATCTGGAAGATATTGCACAGGGGATTGATGAAATCATGATTCGCCAACCACTAGGGGTATGTGCAGTAATTGGCCCGTTCAATTTTCCGGGAATGATTCCATTCTGGTTTATGCCTTATGCCCTTGCTTGCGGTAATACCTACATTGTTAAACCATCAGAAAAAGTGCCGTTGACGATGCAGAAAATCTTCCAGTTACTAGAAAAAACTGGGCTACCCAAAGGTGTAGTAAATTTAGTTAACGGGGCGAAAGCAGCTGTAGACGCAATTCTAGATCACCCTAAAATTCGAGCAATTAGCTTTGTCGGTTCTACACCAGTAGCTAAGTATATTTACAGTCGGGCAGCAGCAAATGGAAAACGCGTACAATGCCAAGGCGGCGCGAAAAATCCAATTATTGTTTTACCTGATGCAGATATAGAAATGACTAGGCGCATTGCTGCTGATAGCGCTTTTGGTTGTGCTGGGCAACGTTGCTTAGCAGCTTCAATCGCCGTCACAGTCGGAGAAGCACGGCACACGTTTACAGAAGCGATCGCCGAAACTGCCAAAAAGCGGATCGTAGGTAATGGTTTAGACCAAGGTGTAGAGATGGGCCCGGTAATTACTGCCGAAAGCAAGGCGCGGATTGAAGCTTTAATTCAAAAAGGGACAGAGGGCGGTGCAACGCTGTTGGTAGATGGACGACAACCAAAAATTCCTGGTTACGAACAAGGCTATTTTGTCCGTCCAACCATTTTGCAAAATGTCGATCCAACAAGTGAAATTGCTAAGACAGAAATCTTTGGGCCAGTACTCAGCTTGATTCATGTGAATAGTATTGATGATGCGATCGCGATCGTCAACAGCGGTCAATACGGCAACATGGCTTGTTTGTTCACCACCAGTGGTGCGGCGGCGCGGAAATTCCGCTATGAAGCAGAAGCTGGTAACATTGGTATCAACATCGGAGTCGCTGCACCGATGGCATTCTTCCCCTTTAGCGGTTGGAAAGAAAGCTTTTTTGGTGACTTGCACGGTCAAGGCAACCACGCAGTCGAGTTTTTTACTCAAACCAAAGTTGTGGTAGAACGCTGGCCAAGTGAGTGGTCGCGTCAATTTTGA
- a CDS encoding DUF2087 domain-containing protein encodes MDYQAELKSYLDEQGRVKEWPSKRNKGKFQKLVLEYLASKFESGVTYTEKEVNTLLNQYHTFGDPALLRRELFENGLIDRKRDGSAYWRNTQN; translated from the coding sequence ATGGACTATCAAGCTGAACTCAAAAGTTATCTAGATGAACAAGGGCGCGTGAAAGAATGGCCCTCTAAGCGGAATAAGGGTAAATTTCAAAAGTTGGTTTTAGAGTATCTAGCCTCGAAGTTTGAATCGGGAGTAACTTACACTGAGAAAGAAGTTAACACACTGCTCAATCAGTATCACACCTTTGGCGATCCTGCCCTGTTAAGACGAGAATTATTTGAAAATGGACTCATCGACAGAAAGCGCGATGGTTCGGCCTATTGGCGCAATACTCAAAATTGA
- a CDS encoding WD40 repeat domain-containing protein, protein MEQGLRLLLQLVLEFAPVIASLVHKSNDARPDANKNEYPSKIQEFLQTVNTASQKISYLGGFDQEKIEEQQLAVYYHQTQLQIATQEQETALKVSEVNKLFDSWPLRLYPSQILESDTTRERKPLKIFLAPPKVVFDKFDAQQEEAVTDVELMLAEGLRDFLGKHYSLQSPVRPTEFLAGAWDSKRFHSESSIKALFGMLKTEPILILESEADGDYLNFRIGYWGLGQEHYYYKTISQLPYREIVEQSAKNRALEWRTIRDELVALGENLEEINDIGRDNAINLATLEKEEKWKAKGVDISKLSLRYQINRQDLEQLCQVLITCHCLVAGWIADVYHLVHYDVPPLLPDLLPSLLKSSIDLRSLEAIASGYKQVYQALEAEHRYWIPELALQLGQSLSHLSDRSLAEEQVKYSIHTWLELHKVPQVQASNPLEVMRTAATTEDAEYFQKLKEYFAAVGDRQGISEVEEILDAIANFKHARQGENVYLNHTLTGHAGKITSVAISPDGEVLVSGCADKTIKVWNLKTGKAIRTLKDNLGEVSSVAVSPDGNFLAVGSCEHPKSNVKVWHLATGKLLHTLLGHQKPVNCVVISPDGMILASGSSKIKIWNLHKGDRICTLWHSSVVHAAAISPDSTILASASSDKKIRLWNPRTGEPLRTLNGHTGEVYSVVISPDGQILFSGSADKTIKAWELESGKMLHTFTGHAGEVKSVTISPDGQTLFSGSADKTIKIWCLHTGELLQTLTGHSGAVNAIAASPDGQFIASGSSDKTIKIWQIV, encoded by the coding sequence ATGGAGCAAGGCTTAAGGTTACTACTTCAACTGGTACTAGAATTTGCGCCTGTAATTGCAAGTTTAGTGCACAAAAGTAATGATGCACGTCCCGATGCAAATAAAAACGAGTATCCCAGCAAAATTCAAGAATTCCTCCAAACTGTAAACACTGCCAGTCAAAAAATTAGTTATTTGGGAGGATTTGACCAAGAAAAAATAGAAGAACAGCAGTTAGCAGTTTATTACCATCAGACGCAATTACAAATAGCAACCCAAGAACAAGAGACAGCGTTGAAGGTTTCAGAGGTAAATAAACTTTTTGATAGCTGGCCTTTGCGCTTATATCCTTCGCAAATCTTAGAATCAGATACTACTCGTGAACGCAAACCTCTAAAAATTTTCTTAGCTCCACCGAAAGTAGTATTTGATAAATTCGACGCTCAACAAGAAGAAGCTGTAACTGATGTAGAGTTAATGTTAGCTGAAGGATTGCGAGATTTCCTCGGTAAACATTACTCTTTACAAAGTCCGGTTAGACCGACAGAGTTTTTAGCTGGAGCTTGGGATAGTAAGCGTTTTCACAGTGAATCTAGTATCAAGGCTCTGTTTGGAATGTTGAAAACAGAGCCTATTTTGATTCTAGAGTCAGAAGCTGATGGAGACTATCTAAATTTCCGTATTGGTTATTGGGGACTAGGGCAAGAGCATTATTACTATAAAACAATCTCTCAGCTACCTTATCGAGAAATTGTTGAACAGTCGGCAAAAAACCGTGCCTTGGAATGGAGAACTATTAGAGATGAACTCGTTGCCCTAGGAGAAAATCTAGAAGAAATTAATGATATCGGCAGAGATAATGCGATCAATTTGGCAACCTTGGAGAAAGAAGAAAAATGGAAAGCCAAGGGTGTTGATATTAGTAAATTATCCTTACGATACCAAATCAATCGTCAGGACTTAGAACAACTTTGTCAGGTTTTAATTACCTGTCACTGTTTAGTCGCTGGCTGGATAGCAGATGTTTATCACTTGGTTCATTATGATGTACCTCCCCTGCTACCAGATTTGCTGCCGAGTTTGCTGAAGAGTTCTATTGATTTGCGATCGCTAGAAGCAATTGCCTCAGGATACAAACAAGTCTACCAAGCTCTAGAGGCAGAACATCGTTATTGGATTCCTGAATTGGCTTTGCAGTTAGGCCAGAGTTTATCCCATCTTAGCGATCGCTCTTTGGCTGAAGAACAAGTAAAATATTCAATTCACACATGGCTAGAACTGCATAAAGTACCGCAAGTACAAGCAAGCAACCCACTGGAGGTGATGCGAACAGCTGCAACAACAGAAGACGCAGAATATTTCCAAAAGTTAAAAGAATATTTTGCGGCAGTTGGCGATCGCCAGGGTATCAGCGAAGTTGAGGAAATTTTGGATGCGATCGCCAACTTCAAACACGCACGCCAAGGAGAAAATGTTTATCTTAACCACACCCTCACCGGACATGCAGGCAAAATTACATCTGTGGCTATTAGTCCGGATGGAGAGGTTTTAGTCAGCGGATGTGCAGACAAAACTATTAAAGTATGGAATTTGAAGACTGGTAAAGCAATCCGCACCCTCAAAGATAATTTAGGAGAAGTTTCATCGGTTGCTGTTAGTCCCGATGGCAATTTCCTTGCCGTTGGCAGTTGCGAACATCCTAAAAGTAATGTCAAAGTCTGGCATCTTGCCACTGGCAAATTACTGCACACGCTATTGGGACATCAAAAACCAGTTAACTGTGTAGTCATCAGTCCAGATGGTATGATTCTCGCCAGTGGCAGCAGTAAAATCAAAATCTGGAATCTGCACAAAGGCGATCGCATTTGCACCCTTTGGCATTCTTCTGTAGTTCACGCTGCTGCTATCAGTCCTGATAGTACAATTCTTGCCAGTGCTAGCAGTGACAAAAAAATTAGGTTGTGGAACCCACGCACGGGAGAACCATTACGCACTCTCAACGGACATACGGGTGAAGTGTACTCGGTTGTCATCAGTCCAGATGGACAAATTCTGTTTAGCGGTAGTGCTGACAAAACCATTAAAGCTTGGGAACTCGAAAGTGGAAAAATGCTGCATACCTTCACTGGCCATGCAGGTGAAGTGAAATCAGTTACCATTAGTCCGGATGGGCAAACTCTGTTTAGCGGTAGTGCCGATAAAACCATTAAGATTTGGTGTTTGCACACTGGGGAATTGCTGCAAACTCTGACAGGACACTCAGGGGCAGTGAATGCTATTGCTGCTAGTCCTGATGGTCAGTTTATCGCTAGTGGTAGTTCCGATAAAACAATTAAAATCTGGCAGATAGTTTGA
- a CDS encoding alpha-keto acid decarboxylase family protein, with protein MPQLAPHIFEILYQQGVRHGFGIPGDFALTLFDALAASKIQPVVMTHEPSVGFAADAYSRIRGLGLAVVTYGVGGLNMVNAIAGAYAEKSPLVILSGAPGLGERQQHDLLHHKMKTFDTQRRVYEEVTLYATTLTNPKTADVKIRRALDYAMTFKRPVYLEIPRDMVYAEIEEAEHHPPPIKRTDADTLAEALAETLEMLHRAKSPVIVNCVEVHRLGLQQQVITLAEKLGVPVSSTLLGKSAFPESHPQYIGIYNGEAGDPYVRNTVEESDCLLMLGGLTTDFNLGMFTAHLDPGRRVYVTSERIAIKHHEYQNVRFEDFITALSTSPDLPHWHTSTITPMQPRVAPCEGKISMSRLLYELNQFIDSNTLLIADVGDVLLAADDIQTQAGTSFLSSAFCASIGFGVPGAIGAQLADPLRRAIALVGDGAFQMTGMELLTAKRLGLKLIAIVIHNDTFNTLRVMGHQQADFVRIPSLDYARFAELLGGRGLVVKTGKQLHTALQLARESDTFSILDIYISPDDLSPALQRLSELLASESFFPNCLTQ; from the coding sequence ATGCCTCAACTAGCACCGCATATTTTTGAAATTTTATACCAGCAGGGTGTACGTCATGGCTTTGGCATACCTGGTGATTTTGCCTTAACGCTCTTTGATGCCCTTGCAGCCAGCAAAATTCAACCCGTTGTCATGACTCACGAACCCAGCGTTGGTTTTGCCGCTGATGCTTACTCTCGCATTCGTGGCTTGGGTTTAGCAGTTGTAACCTATGGCGTCGGTGGGTTGAACATGGTAAACGCGATCGCAGGTGCATATGCAGAAAAGTCTCCATTGGTGATCTTAAGCGGCGCACCAGGTTTAGGGGAACGACAGCAGCATGACTTGCTACATCATAAGATGAAAACATTTGATACACAGCGACGTGTTTACGAAGAAGTGACTCTCTACGCTACAACGCTCACTAACCCCAAAACTGCCGATGTCAAAATTCGCCGTGCCCTAGACTACGCAATGACTTTCAAGCGTCCGGTGTACCTAGAAATCCCTCGCGATATGGTTTATGCAGAAATTGAGGAGGCAGAACACCACCCACCACCAATCAAACGCACAGATGCAGATACTCTAGCGGAAGCTCTGGCGGAAACTCTAGAAATGCTGCATCGAGCTAAGTCACCCGTAATTGTTAACTGTGTCGAAGTACACCGCCTTGGATTGCAACAGCAAGTAATAACACTGGCAGAAAAATTAGGCGTGCCAGTCAGTTCCACCCTCTTAGGAAAATCTGCTTTCCCAGAATCACATCCGCAATACATCGGTATCTACAACGGTGAAGCGGGCGATCCTTACGTGCGGAATACTGTCGAAGAATCAGATTGTCTGCTGATGCTGGGTGGGTTAACGACAGACTTTAACCTGGGCATGTTTACCGCTCACTTAGATCCGGGTCGTAGAGTCTATGTTACCTCAGAACGCATTGCGATCAAGCATCACGAATACCAGAATGTGCGGTTTGAGGATTTCATCACCGCTTTGTCTACCAGTCCGGATTTGCCCCATTGGCATACATCCACCATTACACCAATGCAACCGCGTGTAGCTCCCTGTGAGGGTAAGATTTCTATGAGCAGATTGCTGTATGAACTCAATCAGTTTATTGACAGCAACACGCTGCTGATTGCAGATGTTGGAGATGTGCTGTTGGCAGCGGATGACATCCAAACACAAGCAGGTACATCGTTTTTGTCTTCTGCCTTCTGCGCCAGCATAGGGTTTGGCGTTCCGGGTGCGATTGGTGCTCAATTAGCCGATCCTTTGCGGCGGGCGATCGCATTAGTTGGTGACGGGGCTTTCCAAATGACGGGCATGGAGTTACTCACGGCAAAACGCTTAGGACTGAAACTCATTGCGATCGTCATTCACAATGATACTTTTAATACGTTGCGGGTGATGGGACACCAACAAGCAGATTTTGTCCGTATTCCCAGCTTGGACTATGCCCGATTTGCAGAATTATTAGGCGGTCGTGGTTTAGTTGTCAAGACGGGTAAACAACTTCATACAGCTTTGCAACTGGCGCGAGAAAGTGACACTTTTAGCATCCTTGATATTTATATTTCACCCGACGATTTATCGCCTGCTTTACAAAGGTTGAGTGAATTGTTAGCATCTGAAAGTTTCTTTCCCAATTGTTTGACCCAATGA
- a CDS encoding Crp/Fnr family transcriptional regulator — MQATIEQLSQVIVFAGLEPTDKISLQPHTQVRRYKQGEIILHEGDRLPTKLYAVVSGTIQVTKTANTGKETILRTLDHGEIFAAPALLGNGISPATVTAETDCDILTVERDALLKAIGQNPDIALRMLMVLNNRLQQLHETVHGLVSERAIVRLARLIQYCAAESGTESSQQGQTLKAKLSYYRIARSIGITYEECVRLVKSLKTVIAYSRGGKITILDAEKLDAIASGDTEAGVLA; from the coding sequence ATGCAGGCAACTATTGAGCAACTCTCACAAGTGATTGTGTTTGCGGGTTTAGAACCAACAGACAAGATAAGTCTGCAACCTCACACTCAAGTGCGACGCTACAAGCAAGGAGAGATTATTTTACATGAGGGCGATCGCCTGCCTACTAAGTTATATGCTGTAGTCAGTGGCACAATTCAAGTCACCAAAACAGCAAACACAGGTAAAGAAACGATTCTTCGCACACTTGATCATGGGGAAATTTTCGCCGCACCAGCACTCTTGGGAAATGGCATTTCTCCCGCCACAGTCACTGCTGAAACTGATTGCGACATTCTCACAGTAGAGCGAGATGCTTTGCTCAAAGCAATTGGGCAGAATCCCGATATAGCCTTGCGGATGCTGATGGTTTTGAACAATCGACTTCAGCAATTACATGAAACAGTCCACGGATTAGTTTCTGAAAGAGCGATTGTGAGGCTGGCGAGGTTAATTCAATATTGTGCTGCGGAATCCGGTACAGAATCTAGCCAACAAGGCCAGACTTTAAAAGCTAAACTGTCATATTATCGCATCGCTCGTAGTATCGGCATTACCTACGAAGAATGCGTGCGTTTAGTTAAAAGTTTGAAGACAGTCATTGCTTACAGTCGGGGTGGCAAGATTACGATACTTGATGCTGAGAAATTGGATGCGATCGCATCTGGAGATACAGAGGCTGGAGTCCTTGCCTAA
- a CDS encoding methyltransferase gives MLPPTADKIMEVGLGFWASKVLLSAVEIELFTELAQHPKDIETLQAQLGLHPRSAQDFLDALVAMGFLRREGKIYHNTPDTDMFLDKRKPSYIGGILEMANHRLFGFWGHLTEALRTGEMQNEAKGGGENFFAAIYAEPDRLKEFLRAMSGVSRGANICIAERLPWSNYKSFVDVGTAQGDLAVQIAKANPHLSGIGFDLPEVAPIFEDYVAEQAVGDRIRFIAGDFFKDDLPNADVILMGHILHDWSLEEKKILIRKAYASLPENGILVAYDTVIDDERCKNLFGLLMSLNMLIETPAGFDYTGSDCCQWMKEAGFRETRVEHLIGPDSMVVGIK, from the coding sequence TTGCTACCCCCTACTGCTGACAAAATCATGGAGGTTGGACTTGGGTTCTGGGCCTCTAAGGTGCTACTGAGCGCTGTAGAAATAGAGTTGTTTACCGAACTGGCTCAGCATCCTAAAGATATTGAGACTTTGCAGGCTCAGCTCGGCTTACATCCAAGATCGGCACAGGATTTTCTGGATGCACTGGTAGCGATGGGGTTTCTCCGCAGAGAAGGAAAAATTTACCACAATACTCCCGACACCGATATGTTTTTAGATAAGCGAAAGCCCTCTTATATCGGTGGGATACTGGAAATGGCAAACCATCGCTTGTTCGGTTTCTGGGGACACCTGACAGAGGCATTGCGGACAGGCGAGATGCAAAACGAAGCCAAAGGTGGTGGAGAAAACTTCTTTGCAGCAATTTACGCCGAGCCTGACCGACTCAAGGAATTTCTTCGGGCTATGTCTGGCGTCAGTCGTGGCGCGAATATTTGTATTGCCGAGCGTTTGCCTTGGTCTAATTATAAGTCCTTTGTAGATGTTGGCACAGCTCAAGGCGATTTGGCCGTGCAGATTGCTAAGGCTAATCCACATCTCAGCGGGATTGGATTTGACTTGCCTGAAGTTGCTCCCATATTTGAGGATTATGTCGCCGAACAAGCTGTTGGCGATCGCATTCGTTTTATCGCTGGTGACTTCTTTAAGGACGATTTACCAAATGCCGATGTTATTCTCATGGGTCATATCTTGCATGACTGGAGTCTGGAAGAGAAGAAAATTTTGATTCGTAAGGCTTATGCATCTCTTCCCGAAAACGGGATTTTGGTTGCTTATGATACTGTGATTGATGATGAGCGATGCAAAAATCTGTTTGGTTTGTTGATGAGCTTGAATATGCTGATTGAAACCCCAGCAGGATTTGACTATACAGGATCTGACTGCTGCCAATGGATGAAAGAAGCCGGATTTCGTGAAACGCGAGTAGAACACTTGATTGGGCCAGATTCGATGGTGGTGGGTATCAAGTAA
- a CDS encoding DUF2382 domain-containing protein: MVLQTIDELDSNYRQTFTINDIKRMSVYPQGINEKIGTVSDIILDNQGQLRYLVLDLGIQIFGKKILLPVSCARVSYKTNRVYVDLTRKQAEALPGYNERTVLNHDYEEKLRAVYRTQPELSAVSTSVYEMNEQDSQTLRLYEERLIANKNRFKAGEVAVGKHIETETAQVSVPIRKERVVIERVTSPGAGKPLAFGEFAFTEGEVARLEVYEETPEIHKQAFVREEIRVKKLVEQQTVEAQETLRKEDLDINTEGHPVVERI; the protein is encoded by the coding sequence ATGGTACTCCAAACAATTGATGAGTTAGATTCAAACTACCGTCAGACGTTCACGATTAATGACATCAAGAGGATGAGTGTTTATCCTCAAGGAATTAATGAAAAGATTGGTACAGTCAGCGACATTATATTAGATAACCAAGGCCAGCTCCGTTATCTAGTCCTCGACTTAGGAATCCAGATTTTTGGCAAGAAAATATTACTGCCAGTCAGTTGTGCCCGCGTTAGCTATAAGACAAATCGCGTCTACGTGGATCTGACAAGAAAGCAAGCAGAAGCTTTACCTGGATACAATGAACGCACAGTGCTGAATCACGACTATGAAGAAAAGTTGAGGGCGGTATATCGCACTCAACCTGAGCTATCTGCGGTCTCTACGTCTGTGTACGAGATGAATGAGCAGGATTCTCAAACCCTCAGACTGTACGAAGAACGGTTAATTGCCAATAAAAATCGCTTCAAAGCAGGGGAAGTAGCAGTTGGCAAGCACATAGAAACTGAAACTGCACAGGTTTCAGTGCCGATTAGAAAGGAGCGAGTTGTGATTGAGCGAGTGACTTCACCAGGCGCTGGCAAGCCACTTGCTTTTGGGGAATTTGCCTTCACGGAAGGCGAAGTGGCACGTTTGGAAGTTTACGAAGAGACTCCTGAGATTCACAAACAAGCTTTTGTACGTGAAGAAATCAGAGTCAAGAAATTGGTAGAGCAACAGACAGTTGAAGCTCAAGAGACGCTTAGGAAAGAAGATTTAGATATTAACACTGAGGGGCATCCGGTCGTAGAAAGGATTTAG
- a CDS encoding nitric-oxide reductase large subunit, with translation MANTTLVDTDISMARKKRSLSFPAWLVLICIVAFTVLLAAGAVIWKNAPPVPEVVRSPQQEIILTKAEIQAGQETYLARGGQHVGSVWGHGSYLAPDWTADVLHRWGLATAGVLYNDNPNFSQDDLEALSAPERASLEAQVSEQFKTNRYDPETHELILTNAQTQGLKKVFQDYQQLLAHGSAIHSIPDGWFKDNTQIHNVTSFFAWTAWAAAANRPNAPFSYTANWPHDDLIGNQAPGQFIIWSIVSVIILIAGIGVFLFVYLTQEEADEIQPVPARPAVRIPTPSQKVTSLFFGVAMTMFLVQIIMGMFTAHYAVEGEGFYGIPLINFLPYAASRTWHLQLAVFWIATCWLAAGLYFAPRFGGIEPKFQALGNTVLLLALALVVVGSMIGTWQAVTGVLDVKNSFLWGHQGYEYIELGRVWQLLLIGGMIFWLWLMYRAFKPALQKEKNPTGLSHFFLYSAITIPLFYSVGLAYTNRTPLSIAEYWRWWVVHLWVEGFFEVFATVVIAYLCSELGFLKKSSALRATYLTTILYLGSGVIGTLHHLYFSGTPSFIAAMGAVFSALEVVPLTLIGFEVLKTLKLSQEAEGFYRWPLRFFIATCFWNLVGAGIFGFLINPPIVLYYSQGLNTTPIHAHAALFGVYGCLALALMLFALREFVPENAWNEWLLRFSFWMINGGLVGMLVLGLIPNGFYQLAESINHGTWFARSAEVISSPWMRWTVWLRIPGDIIFAIGAMAMFVFTVRAIIAIFRFPVKPMQPELTANTVQLSELDS, from the coding sequence ATGGCTAACACCACGTTAGTTGATACCGATATTTCAATGGCTCGAAAAAAGCGATCGCTCAGTTTTCCTGCTTGGTTAGTACTAATCTGCATCGTTGCCTTTACTGTTTTACTAGCAGCAGGGGCTGTTATTTGGAAAAACGCTCCTCCCGTGCCAGAAGTCGTACGTTCTCCTCAGCAAGAAATCATCCTCACTAAGGCAGAAATTCAAGCCGGACAAGAAACTTATTTAGCTCGTGGTGGTCAACACGTTGGCAGTGTTTGGGGACACGGAAGTTATCTCGCTCCAGATTGGACAGCTGACGTACTTCATCGTTGGGGATTAGCAACCGCTGGGGTTTTATACAACGATAATCCGAATTTTTCGCAAGACGATTTAGAAGCATTATCAGCCCCAGAAAGAGCGAGTTTAGAAGCTCAAGTCAGCGAACAATTTAAAACCAATCGTTACGACCCCGAAACCCACGAATTAATCCTGACCAATGCCCAAACGCAAGGATTAAAAAAGGTCTTCCAAGACTATCAACAACTATTAGCCCACGGCTCTGCAATTCACTCAATACCTGATGGCTGGTTTAAAGACAATACCCAAATTCACAACGTTACATCCTTCTTTGCATGGACAGCTTGGGCAGCAGCAGCAAATCGACCAAACGCCCCATTTTCCTATACTGCGAATTGGCCTCACGATGACCTAATTGGCAATCAAGCGCCAGGGCAATTTATTATCTGGTCAATAGTCTCGGTCATCATTTTAATTGCGGGAATTGGTGTATTTCTATTTGTCTACCTTACCCAGGAAGAAGCAGATGAAATTCAGCCAGTTCCAGCACGTCCGGCTGTGCGAATTCCTACCCCCAGCCAAAAAGTCACCTCGCTATTTTTTGGCGTAGCGATGACGATGTTTTTGGTGCAAATTATCATGGGGATGTTCACTGCACACTATGCTGTGGAAGGGGAAGGTTTTTACGGAATTCCTCTGATTAATTTCTTGCCCTATGCTGCTTCTCGCACCTGGCATTTACAACTAGCTGTGTTCTGGATTGCTACTTGTTGGTTAGCAGCTGGACTTTATTTTGCTCCACGTTTCGGTGGTATTGAACCGAAATTTCAAGCGCTTGGTAATACCGTTTTACTTCTAGCCTTAGCCCTCGTTGTTGTTGGTTCAATGATTGGAACTTGGCAGGCGGTAACAGGAGTTTTAGATGTAAAAAATAGCTTTCTTTGGGGACACCAAGGCTATGAATATATTGAATTAGGAAGAGTATGGCAATTGCTGCTCATTGGTGGCATGATATTTTGGCTGTGGCTGATGTATCGTGCTTTCAAACCTGCCTTGCAAAAAGAGAAAAATCCCACTGGTTTGAGTCACTTTTTCCTTTACAGTGCGATTACAATTCCTCTGTTTTATTCAGTAGGTTTGGCATATACAAATCGCACACCTTTAAGCATTGCCGAATATTGGCGCTGGTGGGTAGTTCACCTCTGGGTAGAAGGTTTCTTTGAGGTATTTGCTACTGTTGTCATTGCTTATTTGTGTAGTGAATTGGGTTTCCTCAAAAAATCTTCGGCTTTGCGTGCGACTTACCTCACCACAATTTTGTACTTGGGTAGCGGCGTCATTGGCACATTGCACCATTTATATTTCTCCGGTACACCGTCATTTATTGCCGCAATGGGAGCAGTATTTTCAGCTTTGGAAGTAGTTCCTCTAACGCTGATTGGTTTTGAGGTATTGAAGACTTTGAAACTATCTCAAGAAGCAGAAGGATTTTATCGCTGGCCTCTACGCTTTTTTATCGCTACCTGTTTTTGGAATTTAGTCGGTGCAGGTATCTTTGGTTTCTTAATTAATCCTCCGATTGTTCTCTACTACTCGCAAGGTTTAAATACTACACCAATTCACGCTCATGCTGCTTTATTTGGTGTATATGGTTGTTTGGCATTGGCACTGATGTTGTTTGCCTTGCGGGAATTTGTACCAGAGAACGCTTGGAATGAATGGTTGCTGCGCTTTTCTTTCTGGATGATTAATGGTGGTTTAGTAGGAATGTTAGTTTTGGGATTAATTCCCAATGGTTTCTATCAGCTAGCAGAATCAATTAATCACGGTACTTGGTTTGCTCGCAGTGCGGAAGTAATTAGCAGTCCTTGGATGCGGTGGACGGTATGGTTGCGAATTCCCGGTGACATCATTTTTGCCATTGGCGCTATGGCGATGTTTGTATTTACTGTGAGGGCAATTATTGCTATATTCCGCTTCCCAGTGAAGCCAATGCAACCGGAGTTAACTGCCAATACAGTTCAGTTATCAGAACTTGATTCTTGA